A single window of Brevundimonas vitisensis DNA harbors:
- the nrdR gene encoding transcriptional regulator NrdR, with the protein MKCPFCGHTDTQVKDSRPSDDSAAIRRRRSCPNCQGRFTTFERVQLRELVILKRNGRRTPFDRDKLERSLGIALRKRPVQPEQVEQLVSRIVRQLESLGETEIASSVVGDFIMKALKSVDEVAYVRYASVYKDFRHTGDFARFLGAEGLDEG; encoded by the coding sequence ATGAAATGTCCCTTTTGCGGCCATACCGATACGCAGGTGAAGGATAGCCGCCCGTCGGATGACAGTGCGGCGATCCGGCGTCGTCGGTCGTGCCCGAACTGCCAGGGACGGTTCACGACCTTTGAGCGAGTCCAGCTGCGCGAGCTGGTGATTCTGAAGCGCAACGGGCGGCGCACGCCGTTCGATCGGGACAAGCTGGAGCGGTCGCTGGGTATCGCCTTGCGCAAACGCCCGGTTCAGCCCGAACAGGTCGAGCAGCTGGTCAGCCGGATCGTCCGGCAGCTGGAGAGCCTGGGCGAGACCGAAATCGCCTCGTCTGTCGTTGGAGACTTCATCATGAAGGCGCTGAAGAGCGTCGATGAGGTCGCCTATGTCCGGTATGCGTCGGTCTACAAGGACTTCCGCCACACCGGGGATTTCGCACGCTTCCTGGGGGCTGAAGGTTTGGACGAGGGCTGA
- the hemA gene encoding 5-aminolevulinate synthase, translating into MFDYKAAFQSAVEQVKGEGRYRVFADLKRVRGQFPHAVRRREDGSEQDVIVWCSNDYLGMGQHPDVLKAMQDAIDDSGAGAGGTRNISGTTRSAVDLEAELASWHQKEAALLMTSGYVANEATLTTLQRILPGLIIFSDSLNHASMIAGIRNGGCERHVFLHNDLTHLESLLAAAPADAPKLIAFESVYSMDGDIADLAGTIALARKYGAMTYLDEVHAVGLYGPTGAGVAERDGVLDGIDIIECTLGKAIGVMGGYIAGDAVVVDAVRSWASGFIFTTSLPPALTAGALASVRHLKAHPELRVAHQERAQTLKDRFAAAGIPVMASESHIVPVHVGNPVHCKMISDMLLEDHGVYVQPINYPTVPKGTERLRFTPSPNHTDAMMDDLVRAMDALWTHCNVARMPVAA; encoded by the coding sequence GTGTTCGACTATAAGGCCGCCTTTCAAAGCGCCGTGGAACAGGTCAAGGGAGAAGGCCGGTATCGTGTCTTCGCCGATCTGAAGCGGGTGCGTGGACAGTTTCCGCATGCGGTCCGCCGCCGCGAGGATGGCAGCGAGCAGGACGTCATCGTCTGGTGCTCCAACGACTATCTCGGCATGGGCCAGCATCCGGACGTGCTGAAGGCCATGCAGGACGCGATCGACGACTCGGGTGCCGGTGCTGGCGGCACGCGCAACATCAGCGGCACGACACGGTCTGCGGTGGATCTGGAAGCCGAGCTGGCGTCCTGGCACCAGAAGGAAGCGGCCCTGCTGATGACCTCGGGCTATGTGGCCAATGAGGCGACGTTGACGACGCTTCAGCGCATCCTGCCCGGCCTGATCATTTTCTCGGACAGCCTGAACCACGCCTCAATGATCGCGGGCATCCGCAATGGCGGCTGCGAGCGGCATGTCTTCCTGCACAATGACCTGACCCACCTGGAAAGCCTGCTGGCGGCGGCACCGGCCGATGCGCCCAAGCTGATCGCGTTCGAGAGCGTCTATTCGATGGACGGCGACATCGCCGACCTGGCCGGCACGATCGCCCTGGCGCGCAAATATGGGGCGATGACCTATCTGGACGAAGTCCATGCGGTTGGCCTGTACGGCCCGACGGGGGCGGGCGTGGCCGAGCGGGATGGCGTGCTGGACGGCATCGACATCATCGAATGCACGCTCGGCAAGGCCATCGGCGTCATGGGCGGCTATATCGCTGGCGATGCCGTGGTGGTTGATGCGGTGCGCAGTTGGGCCTCTGGCTTCATCTTCACGACCTCGCTGCCGCCGGCCCTGACGGCCGGAGCTCTGGCCTCGGTTCGGCATCTGAAAGCGCATCCGGAACTGCGTGTCGCCCATCAGGAGCGCGCCCAGACCCTGAAAGACCGTTTCGCGGCGGCGGGTATTCCCGTCATGGCCAGCGAAAGCCACATCGTGCCGGTCCATGTCGGCAATCCGGTTCACTGCAAGATGATCTCGGACATGCTGCTGGAAGACCACGGCGTCTATGTGCAGCCGATCAACTATCCGACCGTGCCCAAGGGGACCGAGCGCCTGCGCTTTACGCCTTCGCCCAATCACACCGACGCGATGATGGACGATCTGGTTCGCGCCATGGACGCCTTGTGGACCCACTGCAACGTCGCCCGGATGCCGGTCGCCGCGTGA
- a CDS encoding riboflavin synthase, whose product MFTGIITDIGRIRAVSQTERDWRYEVETTWDTAGIDLGASISHAGCCLTVTEKGPGWFAVEVSGETLSKTTLSHWTEGRRVNLERAAKLGDEMGGHVVSGHVDGLGRVVAIEPEGGSHRVHIEVPAPLHRYIAPKGSITVDGVSLTVNAVEGQRFEVNIIPHTWQVTTLGGLSVGDPVNIEIDMLARYLARWQETA is encoded by the coding sequence GTGTTCACCGGGATCATTACCGACATCGGACGCATCCGTGCCGTCAGCCAGACCGAGCGCGACTGGCGCTATGAGGTCGAAACCACCTGGGACACCGCCGGCATCGATCTGGGGGCGTCCATCAGTCATGCGGGCTGCTGCCTGACGGTCACTGAAAAGGGACCCGGCTGGTTTGCAGTCGAGGTCTCGGGCGAGACGCTGTCGAAGACGACCCTGAGCCACTGGACCGAGGGCCGCCGCGTCAATCTGGAGCGTGCGGCCAAACTGGGTGACGAGATGGGCGGCCATGTCGTGTCCGGCCATGTCGACGGCCTGGGCCGGGTCGTGGCGATCGAGCCGGAGGGCGGATCGCACCGCGTTCACATCGAGGTTCCGGCCCCGCTGCATCGCTATATCGCACCCAAGGGGTCGATCACGGTCGATGGCGTCTCCCTGACCGTCAATGCGGTGGAGGGGCAGCGGTTCGAGGTGAATATCATTCCGCACACCTGGCAGGTGACCACCCTGGGTGGCCTGTCGGTGGGCGATCCGGTCAATATCGAGATCGACATGCTGGCGCGATACCTCGCGCGGTGGCAGGAGACGGCGTGA
- the ribD gene encoding bifunctional diaminohydroxyphosphoribosylaminopyrimidine deaminase/5-amino-6-(5-phosphoribosylamino)uracil reductase RibD encodes MQPRVTLKLATSLDGRIATASGESKWITGEVARHEGHRLRAVHDAILVGVETVLADDPELTVRLLPSTEATGTKQPLRVVLDSRLRTPINARVAQTNTLIMTAAEPARIGGAQVEQVAARDGRPTPEAVLAALARHGIGSVLIEGGGQVAASFLRAGRVDRMEWFRAPVLLGGEGRPCVAALALANLAEAPKFRRLSAEAVGDDLWERYDALR; translated from the coding sequence ATGCAGCCCCGGGTCACGTTGAAGCTGGCAACATCGCTGGACGGACGGATCGCCACGGCCTCGGGCGAATCGAAATGGATTACGGGCGAGGTGGCGCGGCATGAGGGCCACCGGCTGCGCGCCGTCCATGACGCCATCCTTGTCGGGGTCGAGACTGTGCTGGCAGACGACCCGGAGCTGACGGTGCGTCTCCTTCCATCGACTGAGGCGACAGGAACGAAACAGCCGCTGCGGGTGGTTCTGGACAGCCGGCTTCGTACGCCCATCAATGCCCGGGTGGCGCAGACCAACACCCTTATAATGACGGCGGCCGAACCGGCGCGCATCGGCGGGGCCCAGGTCGAGCAGGTCGCGGCGCGCGACGGGCGTCCGACGCCTGAGGCTGTCCTGGCGGCGCTGGCACGGCATGGCATCGGCTCGGTCCTGATCGAGGGCGGGGGGCAGGTGGCAGCGTCCTTCCTGAGAGCCGGGCGGGTCGATCGGATGGAGTGGTTCCGGGCCCCGGTCCTGCTGGGCGGGGAGGGGCGGCCCTGCGTCGCGGCGCTGGCCCTTGCGAATTTGGCTGAGGCCCCCAAGTTCCGGCGTCTGTCGGCCGAGGCGGTCGGCGACGATCTGTGGGAACGCTATGACGCCTTGCGCTGA
- a CDS encoding DUF6898 family protein codes for MSADFPLGEVIVESIRQGTYVKCTAVHVATGREAVAIGPVHEPKAVERLAVAKLRRMLATG; via the coding sequence GTGAGCGCGGATTTCCCTCTCGGCGAGGTCATCGTCGAATCGATCCGACAGGGGACCTATGTGAAGTGCACCGCAGTGCATGTCGCCACGGGCCGCGAGGCGGTGGCGATCGGGCCGGTTCATGAACCCAAGGCCGTCGAGCGACTGGCCGTGGCCAAGCTGAGGCGGATGCTGGCGACGGGCTGA
- the thiL gene encoding thiamine-phosphate kinase codes for MAALDAAGEFETIARLLRPLAHPDYARNLADDVAVLPFRAGYDLVLTKDAIVEGVHFLPDDPLETVAQKLLRVNLSDLAAKGAEPFGYLLACHWSPRCGWPEREAFAAGLKADQGSFGIHLLGGDTVATPGPASFSITMLGWVPKGRAVSRAGARPGDLVFVTGTIGDGWLGLQAARGLLTLEPERIAALVAHYRTPMPRVVFAGTVRDLATASVDVSDGLVADLGHVAAASGVGIEIDLERIPVSAAGQAWLDGRVDLEAALEQLCTGGDDYEIALTVRPSDEAALRREADRRHLRVSQIGRVAAGQGVTARLAGRPIEIRKNGWTHD; via the coding sequence ATGGCCGCCTTGGATGCCGCCGGCGAGTTCGAAACGATCGCGCGGCTGCTGCGTCCGCTGGCCCATCCCGACTATGCGCGGAACCTCGCCGACGATGTCGCGGTGCTTCCCTTCCGGGCAGGCTATGACCTCGTCCTAACCAAGGACGCGATCGTCGAGGGTGTGCATTTTCTCCCCGACGACCCGCTGGAGACGGTCGCGCAGAAACTGCTGCGGGTGAATCTGTCGGACCTGGCGGCCAAGGGGGCCGAGCCGTTTGGATATCTTCTGGCCTGCCATTGGTCGCCGCGCTGCGGCTGGCCGGAGCGGGAGGCCTTCGCCGCTGGGCTGAAGGCTGATCAGGGCTCGTTTGGTATTCACCTGCTGGGCGGGGACACCGTGGCGACGCCGGGGCCGGCGTCATTCTCTATCACCATGCTGGGCTGGGTACCCAAGGGCCGGGCTGTGAGCCGGGCGGGCGCAAGACCGGGCGACCTGGTCTTCGTGACGGGCACGATCGGCGACGGCTGGCTGGGCCTTCAGGCCGCGCGCGGGCTGCTGACCCTGGAGCCCGAGCGGATTGCGGCTCTGGTCGCCCACTATCGCACGCCGATGCCTCGCGTGGTGTTTGCCGGTACGGTCCGTGATCTGGCGACCGCCTCCGTCGATGTGTCCGATGGTCTGGTGGCCGATCTTGGGCATGTGGCGGCGGCGAGCGGGGTCGGGATCGAGATCGACCTGGAGCGCATTCCCGTGTCGGCCGCAGGGCAGGCGTGGCTGGATGGGCGCGTCGATCTGGAAGCGGCCTTGGAACAGCTTTGTACGGGCGGCGACGACTATGAAATCGCCCTGACCGTCCGCCCGAGCGACGAAGCGGCTCTGCGCCGCGAAGCTGACCGTCGGCATCTGCGTGTCAGCCAGATCGGCCGCGTGGCAGCCGGGCAGGGGGTCACAGCCCGTTTGGCCGGCAGGCCCATCGAAATCCGCAAGAACGGCTGGACGCACGACTGA
- the ribH gene encoding 6,7-dimethyl-8-ribityllumazine synthase, giving the protein MNEAPRVLIVEARFYDDLADALLEGATDALRAMGAVFDVVTVPGALEVPPAIALAEEAGRYPTAPRYDGYVALGCVIRGETYHFEIVSDQSAAGIMDLGIKGLAIGNGILTVEDEDQAWARARLSEGDKGGGAARACLDLIALRRRLRLGLGG; this is encoded by the coding sequence CTGAACGAAGCCCCCCGCGTCCTGATTGTCGAGGCGCGTTTCTATGACGACCTGGCCGACGCCCTGCTTGAGGGTGCGACCGATGCCCTGCGCGCTATGGGGGCGGTGTTCGACGTCGTCACCGTGCCGGGTGCGCTGGAAGTGCCGCCCGCCATTGCCTTGGCTGAAGAGGCCGGGCGCTATCCAACCGCCCCGCGCTATGACGGCTATGTCGCCCTCGGCTGCGTGATCCGCGGCGAGACCTATCATTTCGAGATCGTGTCGGATCAGTCCGCGGCCGGGATCATGGATCTCGGAATCAAGGGACTGGCCATTGGCAACGGCATCCTGACCGTCGAGGACGAGGATCAGGCCTGGGCCCGAGCGCGGCTCAGCGAGGGGGACAAGGGCGGTGGCGCGGCCCGCGCCTGCCTCGATCTGATTGCATTGCGACGCCGACTTCGCCTAGGCCTCGGCGGATGA
- the mmsB gene encoding 3-hydroxyisobutyrate dehydrogenase, with amino-acid sequence MSRKIAFIGLGNMGGGMAANQAKAGQAVAAFDLSAAALERAGAAGCRPVASVTEAVRDAEVVITMLPAGQHVLKVYSEQIIGAAPSSALLLDCSTIDVDTARKVASLAREAGYVFADAPVSGGTMAADAGTLAFMVGCDEADFERIEAALEPMSRATFRAGDHGAGQAAKICNNMILGITMLGTCEAIALAEKLGLDPVKFFDIASKSSGQSWSVSTYYPWPGPVPTAPSNRNYDGGFATAMMLKDLKLAQDAAAKSGASTPLGAQSEALFQLFDRLGYGGKDFSGILQMLRGQLDQLQKG; translated from the coding sequence ATGTCGCGCAAGATCGCCTTCATCGGCCTGGGGAACATGGGCGGCGGCATGGCCGCGAACCAGGCCAAGGCGGGCCAGGCTGTGGCGGCGTTCGACCTGTCTGCGGCGGCGCTGGAGCGGGCAGGGGCGGCGGGCTGCCGACCGGTGGCCTCGGTCACCGAGGCCGTACGTGATGCCGAGGTAGTCATCACCATGCTGCCCGCCGGGCAACATGTGTTGAAGGTCTATTCCGAGCAGATCATCGGGGCGGCACCGTCCAGCGCCCTGCTGCTGGACTGTTCGACGATCGACGTGGACACGGCGCGCAAGGTGGCCAGCCTGGCGCGTGAGGCAGGCTATGTCTTTGCCGACGCGCCGGTGTCGGGCGGGACCATGGCGGCGGACGCTGGGACTCTGGCCTTCATGGTCGGCTGCGACGAAGCGGACTTTGAACGCATCGAGGCGGCGCTGGAGCCGATGAGCCGGGCCACCTTCCGCGCCGGGGACCACGGCGCGGGCCAGGCGGCCAAGATCTGCAACAACATGATCCTGGGCATCACCATGCTGGGCACGTGCGAGGCGATCGCCCTGGCCGAGAAGCTGGGCCTGGATCCGGTGAAGTTCTTTGACATCGCCTCGAAGTCGTCGGGTCAGAGCTGGAGCGTGTCGACCTATTACCCCTGGCCGGGACCGGTGCCGACCGCGCCGTCCAACCGCAACTATGACGGCGGGTTTGCCACGGCGATGATGCTGAAGGACCTGAAGCTGGCGCAGGATGCGGCGGCCAAGTCGGGAGCCTCGACCCCGCTGGGTGCGCAGTCCGAGGCCCTGTTCCAACTGTTTGACCGACTAGGTTACGGCGGCAAGGATTTTTCAGGAATCCTTCAGATGCTCCGCGGACAGTTGGACCAACTGCAGAAGGGGTAA
- the ribB gene encoding 3,4-dihydroxy-2-butanone-4-phosphate synthase, translated as MHLVANQTDSPISPIEDILEDARNGRPYILVDAEDRENEGDVIIPAQFATPDQINFMAKHARGLICLAITAERARKLRLPPMAADNRESMGTAFTVSIEAKEGVTTGISAADRARTVQVASDPTKGADDIVSPGHVFPLVARDGGVLVRTGHTEAAVDISRMAGLTPAGVICEIMNDDGTMARMPDLVAFAQLHGLKIGTIADLIAYRRRTEKFVERVMDTPFASVHGGPFRMMLYRNTIEGAEHVALVHGRIDPNKPTLVRMHQVDFAADLLGHVEDRQDYVPKALKAITDHPGAGVVVFLRDPALQGLAERLAGSDKPSAVDRSLKAYGVGAQILLDLGVRDMIVMSSTRPSPTALEGYGLRIVGWRDMDGADQS; from the coding sequence ATGCACCTCGTAGCCAACCAAACCGACAGCCCCATCAGTCCGATCGAGGACATTCTGGAGGATGCCCGCAATGGGCGTCCCTACATCCTGGTGGATGCGGAAGACCGAGAGAACGAGGGTGACGTCATCATCCCGGCGCAGTTCGCGACGCCGGACCAGATCAACTTCATGGCCAAGCACGCGAGGGGCCTGATCTGCTTGGCCATCACGGCCGAGCGGGCGCGCAAGCTGCGCCTGCCGCCGATGGCCGCTGACAATCGCGAAAGCATGGGCACCGCCTTCACCGTCTCGATCGAGGCAAAAGAAGGCGTGACGACGGGGATCAGTGCGGCGGATCGGGCGCGCACGGTCCAGGTCGCCTCCGACCCGACGAAGGGCGCCGACGACATCGTCTCGCCCGGACACGTTTTTCCGCTGGTGGCACGCGACGGTGGGGTGCTGGTCCGTACTGGCCATACCGAGGCGGCGGTCGACATCAGCCGCATGGCCGGACTGACGCCCGCCGGCGTGATCTGCGAGATCATGAACGACGACGGCACCATGGCGCGGATGCCCGACCTGGTTGCGTTTGCTCAGCTGCACGGGCTGAAGATCGGCACGATTGCCGACCTGATCGCCTATCGCCGCCGGACCGAGAAATTCGTCGAGCGGGTGATGGACACCCCCTTCGCCAGCGTCCACGGCGGCCCGTTCCGCATGATGCTGTACCGGAACACGATCGAGGGGGCCGAGCACGTCGCCCTGGTCCATGGCCGGATCGATCCGAACAAGCCGACACTGGTGCGAATGCATCAGGTGGACTTCGCCGCCGACCTGCTGGGCCATGTCGAGGACCGGCAGGACTATGTGCCCAAGGCGCTGAAGGCCATTACGGACCACCCGGGAGCCGGGGTCGTGGTCTTCCTGCGCGATCCTGCGCTGCAGGGTCTGGCCGAGCGGCTGGCCGGGTCGGATAAGCCGTCGGCTGTCGACCGGTCGCTGAAGGCATACGGTGTCGGGGCGCAGATCCTGCTGGACCTTGGCGTACGCGACATGATCGTGATGAGTTCGACCCGGCCTTCGCCGACCGCACTGGAAGGCTATGGCCTGCGGATCGTCGGATGGCGTGACATGGATGGAGCAGACCAATCCTGA
- the nusB gene encoding transcription antitermination factor NusB has protein sequence MTEPNSIQSVLLQLAEAEKARAEPQLTSRQRRARTVARLAAVQALYQMELAGEGVETVITEFSNYRFDADIEGEPLAEADEAWFGDIVRGVIEGQREIDAAIKARLASGWRLERLDATLRALLRSGAWELAHKPEVPLEIVIDEYVELAKAFFDAAEARFVNAALDGVARDVRPA, from the coding sequence ATGACAGAACCGAACAGCATCCAATCCGTCCTGTTGCAGCTCGCCGAGGCCGAAAAGGCGCGCGCGGAACCGCAATTGACCAGCCGCCAGCGGCGAGCCCGGACCGTGGCGCGCCTGGCGGCCGTCCAGGCGCTCTATCAGATGGAGCTGGCGGGCGAGGGCGTGGAAACCGTCATCACCGAATTCTCCAACTACCGGTTTGATGCCGACATCGAAGGCGAGCCTTTGGCCGAGGCCGACGAGGCCTGGTTCGGCGACATCGTGCGCGGGGTCATCGAGGGCCAGCGGGAGATCGATGCGGCCATCAAGGCGCGACTGGCCTCCGGCTGGCGGCTGGAGCGGCTCGACGCCACCCTGCGGGCTTTGTTGCGGAGCGGGGCCTGGGAACTGGCGCACAAGCCTGAGGTCCCGCTGGAGATCGTCATCGACGAGTATGTCGAACTGGCAAAGGCCTTCTTCGACGCGGCAGAAGCTCGCTTCGTCAATGCGGCCCTGGACGGTGTCGCCCGCGACGTGCGCCCGGCCTGA
- the glyA gene encoding serine hydroxymethyltransferase yields MHDAYFSRGLADADPDVFGAIQGELARQQEQIELIASENIVSKAVLDAQGSVLTNKYAEGYPGRRYYGGCEFVDVTEDLARERAKKLFGAAFANVQPHSGAQANQAVFFALLQPGDTFLGMDLACGGHLTHGSPANQSGKWFRPVTYKVTEDTHLIDYDHVAEMAEREKPKLIVAGASAYSRHIDFKRFREIADSVGAYLMVDMAHYAGLVAGGAYPDPVPHAHVVTTTTHKTLRGPRGGLILSNDADLGKKINSAVFPGLQGGPLEHVIAAKAVAFGEALKPEFKAYAGQVVANARAMAAVLEERGLKIVSGGTDSHLMLVDLRPKNVTGKATEAQLEHALMTCNKNGVPFDTAPFTVTSGVRLGTPAGTTRGFGEAEFKQIGHWIADVVSSMNGGDEADPAVVAEVAGQVRALTQRFPIYG; encoded by the coding sequence ATCCACGATGCCTATTTCTCGCGCGGTCTGGCCGATGCCGATCCGGACGTCTTCGGTGCCATTCAGGGTGAGCTGGCGCGTCAGCAGGAGCAGATCGAACTGATCGCTTCCGAGAACATCGTCTCCAAGGCGGTGCTGGATGCCCAGGGCTCGGTCCTGACCAACAAATATGCCGAAGGGTATCCGGGGCGTCGCTATTACGGCGGCTGCGAATTCGTCGACGTGACGGAGGATCTGGCGCGGGAACGGGCGAAGAAGCTGTTCGGCGCAGCCTTTGCCAACGTCCAGCCGCACTCGGGGGCGCAGGCGAACCAGGCCGTGTTTTTCGCCCTGCTGCAGCCGGGCGATACCTTCCTGGGCATGGATCTGGCGTGCGGCGGGCATCTTACCCACGGCAGCCCGGCCAATCAGTCGGGCAAGTGGTTCCGGCCCGTGACCTATAAGGTGACCGAAGACACCCATCTGATCGACTATGATCATGTGGCCGAGATGGCCGAGCGCGAGAAGCCGAAGCTGATCGTGGCGGGGGCCAGCGCCTATTCCCGGCACATCGACTTCAAACGCTTCCGCGAGATTGCCGACAGCGTCGGAGCCTATCTGATGGTGGACATGGCCCACTACGCCGGGCTGGTGGCGGGCGGTGCCTATCCCGACCCTGTGCCGCACGCCCATGTGGTGACGACGACCACCCACAAGACGCTGCGGGGACCGCGTGGCGGCCTGATCCTGTCCAACGACGCGGACCTGGGCAAGAAGATCAACTCGGCCGTGTTCCCCGGCCTGCAGGGTGGTCCGCTGGAGCATGTCATCGCGGCCAAGGCTGTGGCGTTCGGCGAGGCGCTGAAGCCCGAGTTCAAGGCCTATGCCGGCCAGGTGGTCGCCAATGCCCGCGCCATGGCGGCGGTGCTGGAGGAGCGGGGCCTCAAGATCGTTTCGGGCGGCACCGACAGCCATCTGATGCTGGTCGATCTGCGGCCCAAGAATGTGACGGGCAAGGCCACCGAGGCGCAGCTGGAGCATGCGCTGATGACCTGCAACAAGAACGGTGTGCCCTTCGACACTGCGCCGTTCACTGTCACCTCCGGCGTCCGCCTGGGCACGCCCGCGGGCACGACGCGCGGGTTCGGCGAGGCCGAGTTCAAGCAGATCGGCCACTGGATCGCCGATGTCGTGTCGTCGATGAACGGCGGCGACGAAGCCGATCCGGCCGTGGTGGCCGAGGTGGCGGGACAGGTCCGTGCCTTGACGCAGCGCTTCCCGATCTACGGATAA